AATACAGATAACagatgaaaatttaaaaaaaagaagaagaaagaagacaaATAACACCAATCCGAATAAAAAGTAGAAACTTGCACGCACCTACTTATCTTTTATGATGAGCTGTGTGGTTTCTAGTCCCCACCACTGAACTGTAACTGTAATTCATATTCATTCAATCACTATCAAACGAAACCGGGCCCATCTTTCCCAAAGTTTCCAGACGCCGGAATCGATGCGTATCTCGTCGAGAAATTCCGAAGTACCaattcctcctcttcctctccGTTATTCCCTCGTCCTTCATCGAAGTTCAGTGAGTAACTCAAAGGATCATATTGGAATTTCGCATTCCTACTACCGCTTTTGTTCCGATTGAATCGCCGGATGAAAGTTTTCCATCTAGGTCCGGCGACGATCTCCGACCATTCTCGAAGCTTCTTCAAAGCTTTGATTCCTTTAGCCCATACAGATCCCTCCTTAATCGCACCGCTACGTAACCTATGCCACCAATCCAACTTAACGTATCTTGTTAATTGATTTGGAGAACGAAAAGATGGGAAGCAGAAACAACGACGCCGTTTTTGAAAAAGCGTTTCGGAATTGTCGATGCTTGGCGTTTCTGCATATGCGTGAGGTAATTCAGAACCGGCCATTGGAATATCGTTTAATGCATTCGCTGATAGATTTGAGGAGGAAAAACTCGATAGTGCTTAATAATAGTTAAAGTTTGGGTGATGATATATTTGGTGGGAAATGACATAATGGAAGTTTTTAAAGGGCCTTTGAGTAGACATATGACACTTGAGGGGTCCCTTTTGAGTAGAAATTTGGGGTTCACTAATTTCGATTCCAACAAGATTTCTTTTTTCATATATCTCGATTTGAATTTGAGGCCTTTGAATTCAAtcggttcataggtctcacattTTAATATACATCAAATCTTAGTATTTTTATCTTACATAAAATACTACTATGAGATTATAATTCTTAAATAACTTTGTTAGCCAACTAAATGATGACCTTAATCCTATCTCATTTGGTCTTTAACCTTGGGAGGGGTATTTAACAATTGTGATAATAGATTACAACCTACATACCCTAACAACCAAAGGCATAGCAAATCATAATTAGGGTCTTGTTTTAGTCAATTAAgtcttaattat
This Solanum dulcamara chromosome 8, daSolDulc1.2, whole genome shotgun sequence DNA region includes the following protein-coding sequences:
- the LOC129899641 gene encoding uncharacterized protein LOC129899641, which gives rise to MAGSELPHAYAETPSIDNSETLFQKRRRCFCFPSFRSPNQLTRYVKLDWWHRLRSGAIKEGSVWAKGIKALKKLREWSEIVAGPRWKTFIRRFNRNKSGSRNAKFQYDPLSYSLNFDEGRGNNGEEEEELVLRNFSTRYASIPASGNFGKDGPGFV